The DNA region tCTGCTAACGATGAAGTTCGGGAAGAGCATACGGAGGGAGATGCAGAACCACCCGGGGATGCACTACCTGGGTTACAAAGGGTTAAAGAGGATAATAAAAAGGATTAGAGAAAGTCAGGTGGAAGGAAGGCCCATCGAAAGGAAGAACCTGAGTGACCAGTTCGAAGACTTGTTGCATTACGACTtgggaaaaattgaaaaaacatttcaaaaattatttctcgAAATTAATGACATGAAGAATGAAATTGAGGAGAAGTTTGCCTCTCGTATTTTTAACAGTGAGGAGTTAAAAGTGAATAAAAGAATTTGTTCGTTTGACAATCTGCTGGAGATGTTGAAGGAAGGGGGGGTGGTGTCTGAGGAGGTGCTGGACTTTTGCGTCCGGCTGAGTTTGCTCTCCAGCAAGTGCAAAGTCATTCGGACCTACGTGGTGTACAACTACGTGGGGCTGGTGAAGATCCTCAAGAAGAGGCGGAagcgctgcgggggggaagcggcgaaggaAGCGGAGCAAAACGCGGAGCAGGAGGCGGAGCAAGAGGCGGATCAACACGTTGATCAACACGCTGACCAACACGCTGACCAACACGCTGATCAGTCGGAGGGCCTCGCTCAGCTGGACCTCCCCACCTCCCCTCCAcacaccgctcccccccccgtggccAACGTCGTGGCCAGCATCGTGGCCACCTACTCGTGGTGCCTCTCCGACGAGCTGCCCCAACTTATAACCTCAGTTAATGTCATCTCGGACGAGTTCATGCAGCAGCTCTGTAACTCCCCCGTCAGAGCGGACAAATACATGTGCCCAATCTGCCTCTGCCTTATACATGACCCAGTTACTTTAAATTCCTGCTTCCACTCCTTCTGTTGGAATTGCCTAGCCACGGCCATCCAGAAATACTCCATCGACAGCTGCCCCTCGTGTAGGACCAAAATTGCTTTCGATCGGGAGTCCTTCAAAATTGACGGCATTTTGTGccaatttttgaagaagcactTTGTGAGTGAGTCAGCAGCGGAGTGGGGCAGCCCCCCTCGAGAAGAGGCGcaccaaggggaagaggctcaccaaggggaagaggctcaccaaggggaagaggctcaccaaggggaagaggctcaccaaggggaagaggcTCACCAAGGAGGTGAGGCATACCAAGGGGGCGAAGCATACCCAGGAGCCAAACCCGACGCACCCATCATTCATTGTGcccttcaaaatgggagagAACCCCTGGAGGGAAGGACAGAGAAGCTTACCGGGAGAAGTACAAATTATCGAATTGGTGAGGGGATGCCCGGCTCAGCGAGTGTAGCGAAACGAAGAACCCCCCCTGGGAGATCCCTCGATGGGAAGGATCCCGCTGCCCCCATTTTACCGAACGATGGGGAAGACACACCTGATGAGGCGAGAGAGCATTTCTTCGCGTGGtactcctccccccccgatgaAGGCGAAAGGGACCCCTGGGAAAATTTCGACGAGTACCTGACCGTTTTGAATAGCGTTGATAAGTACGTGGTGGAGGACCGGGGGCGGGAGAGCGACTCCTGTTGCAGCGACGAATGTCGCGAAGGAGTCTTTCCGCAGCCGGACGCGACAAAGCGGGGGCCCAAGGGGGGCGCGCCCGACGCGTCGTACAGCCTGGTCAGCGACGTCCTGAGCTACGCCTTCAGCTAAGAAGCGTGCGGGGCAGCAGCTAAGAAGCGCGCGATTGGCAAAGCGATTGGCTAAGCGATTGGCTAAGCGATTGGTTATGTGATTATTATATGCTTATTAACTGCCTATCAACTGCTCATTAACTGCTCATTAACTGCTCATTAACTGCTTATCAACTGCTCATTAACTTCTCATGTGCGCGCCTGCCGGGAAGGTAACCCCCCCGAGGGGCgacttttaattttttccaaacttCTCCCCAAACGTTTGTTCGGCCGGGCCACCTGAGTTGCCTCTGAAGGGGAAGCGTGCCTAGGAAGCGCGCCTAGGAAGCGCTTCGCAACTGCTTAACCGCTTCTTAACTGCTTAACTGCTTAACCGCTTCTTAACTGCTTAACTGCTTAACCGCTTCTTAACTGCTTAACTGCTTAACCGCTTCCTAACCGCTTCCTAATCGCTTCCTAACCGCTTCCTAAGTGGGTGACTTATCCGCGGAGTTGCCCCCCCGGGTGAGCTGGCAGCCCGTTCCTAGTTAACGACCAGCCGCTGGTTAGTGCACCGCAGAGGGGTAAGCGGCTGGTCGGGGGAGCCCCAAAGGAGACTAATTAGTTTGAAGTGCAACAGATCGATCGTTCTCTCGCTCTtgaacttttttcttttttttttttttttccccttttgctattCTCCGcagtttccttttcccctttcggtTGTTCGCACGGTGAGGGCCGAgacgaaaagggggaagcggcattTTGCAAATGGGCAACTTTGCAAATTAgcatttttccaattttgcaattttccAATTTCCCACTTTGCACACATACGCGCCTTTGCCCTTACACCCGTGGGGATTCCACTCCAACGTTTCGCCACTCCACCGCGTTGCCGCGTTGCCGTGTTGCCGCCTCCCCGCCATGCCCCCCAAGCTCAAGTCCAGCTTCAGCAGAAGCAGCAACGAGCCCTCGGAGGGGGAGctcaaaaatggagaggcgGCGGCGGCCCCGGAGAACATCAGCATGAAAAAGGTGCGCGCGGTGCTGTACGACGAGGCGATCTGCTACAGTGAGAGTAATACCTACTATAAGATGTCGAACGTGCATAATTGCAACACCATGGATTCTTACATAGACTATGTGAAGCGGTCCAACTACACGAGGAGCTACGAGCAGGAGATGATTTATAACGAGGCCCTGAGCTTGTATAGCAACCGCAACAGGTACATCCGGAAGAGGTACCAAAATGACTTCTACGTTAACATCAAGAGGAACTTGCGTCGGGGGAGATACTTTGGAGATGACAATGACGATTTGCAGGAGGGAGAGGCAGGCACAGAGGGGGAcgtaggggggggggcacccgAGCCGATGGACTACACACAGGAGCGGAACCTAAATGAGTACCTCTAccgggagaggaaaaaagagcaaGGCGTCCTCTTCAGGAAGAAGTACCTGGAGTTGTTCTCCGACGGGAGGTCCTCCGCAAAAGGGATGCGGGACGCGCAGCAGAGGAGGCGAATGATATTGGCGGGGTTAGCCCACAACAGTATTGCCACCACTGGCattgtgaagaaaaatgatAGCTTGCTTTCCCAAAGCGGAGCAGATGGGGGTCTCCCCCCAGCGACTCGCACAGATATGCCCCATGGAGGGAGTAAACCCAAAACGAACATACTAAACGATCTGCGCGAGCTAAACAGCATGAGCGATTCGAGCAACTTGTCTCATGAGGAGGGAACCAACCTATTAGAGCAACTGATCAAAATGAGGTACACCCCAGAGTACATCTCCCAGCTAAGTGACCTATTTGAAAATCCAAGGACCTTAAAGAGAGCGAATGTGAAGATGCTCAAATGGTTGGATTATCAGTTGAGGAAGGGGTACTGGTTGGAAAGactctcccttttcctcctcgggTTAACCATCGCCATTGGTGTTGGAAATATAGAAACTTTCTGGTCGTTGATGTCTACCTGGCATGGAgtcatttttgttctcccctaTATCATCTGCTATTGCTTCGTCTGCCACCCCATCCTCACATTCGAATTGTATATAGGCCAGTTGATTAGGACCTCCTCTCCCTTCATCTTTTACAGACTGCTAAAGCAGTGTGCATCTGTTGGATTTTTGATGGTCCTCACGTGTCTTATTAATAGCTACATAAATACCTACCGAACTGCTGCAGAGTATTTTGTGTATTTGATTAACTCCTTTAAGAGGGACCTTCCTTGGAAGTTGAATCAGAAGGAGATCAACTTCTGCGCGAGCTTCAAAAacgattttataaaatgccACAAGTACAGACCGCTATGCTTCTTCTCGAAATCTATTTCCTCCTGTGTGCCTAACAGCTTAGGGAAAGCCTTCCTCATTTACCAGAACAAATTTTTCCCGCCAAATTTCTTTTACGACCGATTGCTTCACATCGATGGCGGGGAGAATTTCGCTCACATCTTTTCCAGTGGGAGTTCCTACATTGACAAGGACACGTTTATCTTCCTCTTTGTGTGCAACTTCTTCGTGACTGTTTTTCAGCTCCTGGGGCTGACCAACTTCGCCTTCTCCTCCGCCCTCGTGCTGCTCCTCATCGGCTTCCTCTCCATCACGCAGTTCGCCACCATGTTCAACCTGACCAGCGCCACGCAGGCCTACTTCTACGTCCTCAGTAGGTGCAGCGGCAAGCGAGAAGCGGTTGCCCAGTGGCGGGAAGCGGTTGGCGGCTGCCCAGTGGCGAGAAGTGGCTACCCGTTGGCCACTACCGCTTGGCGGCTGCTTCACAACGCCGCCTCTCCCCTTCAtcacttctcccccgcgcAGAGTCCTGGAAGTTCTCCTACCTGTACACCTACTCGTCCATCTGGTCCCAGTGCGTCTCCTTCGCCCTCTACGAGTTGTCCATCGGGATGGGGATCTACTCGTCCCTCGCGACGAAGACGAggtaggggggggggagaaaagagGAATGCACTGCCTCCTCGGGGTGGTCCCCCATTGGAAGTTACACACGCTTCGCACTCCTCACGCTtctttaccgcttcaccgctccaCCACTTCTTTACCAACGCAGAATCGGAACCAACTTGGCCTTCGACGGATACGCAATCACCACGTGGAACTCCATCATCTCCTCCCTCATGTTCTTCTCGGCAGGTGGCTTCGCGCGGCGCCCCTCAGCCGGAAGGAGCTCAGGGGGCTCCGCCGGCAGGGGGCATTGCAGCACTGGGTGTGGTACCACCCTGATGAGCGACTCCCCCACACTGCTAAGAACCCCGCGGAGTGACTTCCCCACACTGCTAACCACCCCGAGGAGCGACTTCTTCCCAATGTGTATGatcaccccccccccccccctctgccaCCCAGTTGCCGTCATCGGCTTCATCGCCAACAGCATCAACTCCAACTTCGTGGACATGCTGGAGTTTTCGAGGAAGGACTGCTCCTTCATTCTCTTCCCC from Plasmodium vivax chromosome 4, whole genome shotgun sequence includes:
- a CDS encoding hypothetical protein, conserved (encoded by transcript PVX_003940A), which translates into the protein MKFGKSIRREMQNHPGMHYLGYKGLKRIIKRIRESQVEGRPIERKNLSDQFEDLLHYDLGKIEKTFQKLFLEINDMKNEIEEKFASRIFNSEELKVNKRICSFDNLLEMLKEGGVVSEEVLDFCVRLSLLSSKCKVIRTYVVYNYVGLVKILKKRRKRCGGEAAKEAEQNAEQEAEQEADQHVDQHADQHADQHADQSEGLAQLDLPTSPPHTAPPPVANVVASIVATYSWCLSDELPQLITSVNVISDEFMQQLCNSPVRADKYMCPICLCLIHDPVTLNSCFHSFCWNCLATAIQKYSIDSCPSCRTKIAFDRESFKIDGILCQFLKKHFVSESAAEWGSPPREEAHQGEEAHQGEEAHQGEEAHQGEEAHQGEEAHQGGEAYQGGEAYPGAKPDAPIIHCALQNGREPLEGRTEKLTGRSTNYRIGEGMPGSASVAKRRTPPGRSLDGKDPAAPILPNDGEDTPDEAREHFFAWYSSPPDEGERDPWENFDEYLTVLNSVDKYVVEDRGRESDSCCSDECREGVFPQPDATKRGPKGGAPDASYSLVSDVLSYAFS
- a CDS encoding amine transporter, putative (encoded by transcript PVX_003935A) — its product is MPPKLKSSFSRSSNEPSEGELKNGEAAAAPENISMKKVRAVLYDEAICYSESNTYYKMSNVHNCNTMDSYIDYVKRSNYTRSYEQEMIYNEALSLYSNRNRYIRKRYQNDFYVNIKRNLRRGRYFGDDNDDLQEGEAGTEGDVGGGAPEPMDYTQERNLNEYLYRERKKEQGVLFRKKYLELFSDGRSSAKGMRDAQQRRRMILAGLAHNSIATTGIVKKNDSLLSQSGADGGLPPATRTDMPHGGSKPKTNILNDLRELNSMSDSSNLSHEEGTNLLEQLIKMRYTPEYISQLSDLFENPRTLKRANVKMLKWLDYQLRKGYWLERLSLFLLGLTIAIGVGNIETFWSLMSTWHGVIFVLPYIICYCFVCHPILTFELYIGQLIRTSSPFIFYRLLKQCASVGFLMVLTCLINSYINTYRTAAEYFVYLINSFKRDLPWKLNQKEINFCASFKNDFIKCHKYRPLCFFSKSISSCVPNSLGKAFLIYQNKFFPPNFFYDRLLHIDGGENFAHIFSSGSSYIDKDTFIFLFVCNFFVTVFQLLGLTNFAFSSALVLLLIGFLSITQFATMFNLTSATQAYFYVLKSWKFSYLYTYSSIWSQCVSFALYELSIGMGIYSSLATKTRIGTNLAFDGYAITTWNSIISSLMFFSAVAVIGFIANSINSNFVDMLEFSRKDCSFILFPVGFTYLQRMEKTLCMLYYGSYTILSCASLAIQCEVLVMTIRNFKFSRNVKKRTIILTLSFFLFLSSFFISNKDTKNILWFLSLTISENARVFVSLLICIILGWLYNIDSQYRRLTRRSVLSFNVTYWALNLSVSVLFNYLPYHVYVLYIVRVGIFVVSTLVATCVLKKEIKTKKGSKQRHLSSLTYKQTLYILYIGNIEELRKELQRIISGNVLMGNISMAWSVCIKYIGTSILLSAFIEFADGVFYGNELKEKVQLIPQGWVVFAILFWVFTLLLLVIFPLCTTVFEKWCAHEDCFADFALLPSKPLREIHNFSILSYFCEFTGAEAPKGKGRAQKVAAE